A stretch of the Vibrio sp. HB236076 genome encodes the following:
- the uraH gene encoding hydroxyisourate hydrolase — protein sequence MSSLSCHILDTTNGLPAQDVVIHLQTLDGARLESQTTNQDGRVSFSHPLEKDDYCLRFEVKPYCITHFKHAFFPFIDVNFTISDERHYHIPLLLSPFTFSSYRGS from the coding sequence ATGAGCAGTTTGAGTTGTCATATTCTCGACACCACCAACGGTTTACCAGCACAAGACGTGGTCATTCATTTACAGACTCTCGACGGTGCGCGTCTTGAGAGTCAAACCACCAATCAAGATGGCCGAGTGTCTTTTTCTCATCCGCTTGAAAAAGACGATTATTGCTTGCGTTTTGAAGTCAAGCCCTATTGTATCACCCACTTCAAACACGCTTTTTTCCCGTTTATCGATGTGAACTTTACCATCAGTGATGAAAGGCACTATCACATCCCATTACTCCTTTCTCCCTTTACGTTTTCAAGTTACCGAGGCAGTTAA
- a CDS encoding 2-oxo-4-hydroxy-4-carboxy-5-ureidoimidazoline decarboxylase encodes MTIHIDPLQWPQLCSSVRWQTLMQAQAPFESEYAFKQAASASFAKLNESDWLEAFAGHPMIGDIESLAKKYGHGKALSEKEQAQVSGAEREVLESLLVDNQTYRDKFGFIFIIFASDKTAEQMLKALRDRINNRREQELENASQEQMKITLNRMEALL; translated from the coding sequence ATGACCATCCACATAGACCCATTACAATGGCCGCAATTGTGCAGCAGTGTGCGCTGGCAAACCCTGATGCAAGCACAAGCGCCATTTGAGAGTGAGTACGCCTTTAAGCAAGCCGCGTCGGCGTCTTTTGCCAAGCTCAATGAAAGCGATTGGTTAGAAGCCTTTGCCGGTCACCCGATGATTGGCGATATCGAAAGCCTGGCAAAGAAATACGGTCACGGCAAAGCGCTGAGTGAAAAAGAGCAAGCGCAGGTCTCAGGGGCCGAGCGCGAGGTACTCGAAAGTTTGCTGGTAGACAATCAAACCTACCGTGACAAATTTGGCTTTATTTTTATTATCTTTGCTTCAGACAAAACCGCAGAACAAATGCTAAAAGCCCTGCGCGACAGAATCAACAACCGCCGCGAGCAAGAATTAGAAAATGCATCACAAGAACAGATGAAAATCACGCTCAACCGCATGGAGGCCCTATTATGA
- the xdhC gene encoding xanthine dehydrogenase accessory protein XdhC, whose translation MPMPPSNNALSIGDIPSPFSSGLNWSKACAQLNQQGEAFCLATVVAEVGSVPRSVGAKMVITSKAQYDTLGGGNLEFQVIQKAREQLNNGEHSMSIERFSLAADLGQCCGGGVQVLMEYHQCQHLPIAVFGAGHVGQALAGILAAMPCQLTIYDNRPQWRESLIQQGISAQGVDDLNQLLSDMSPQTKIVVMTQDHQLDYDIVQQALALNKFDYVGLIGSEGKNQRFRFRLQEQLATPDLLSPLVCPIGHPDIHGKLPMQVAVSVAAELNQWMTTTAPQHRDTASSSWKEVNQVRKTLANTKVFSQ comes from the coding sequence ATGCCGATGCCACCCTCAAATAACGCCTTATCGATTGGCGATATCCCCAGCCCTTTTAGCTCGGGGCTCAATTGGTCTAAGGCTTGCGCACAACTCAATCAACAGGGTGAAGCGTTTTGTTTGGCGACCGTCGTGGCGGAAGTGGGCTCAGTGCCTCGCTCGGTAGGAGCCAAAATGGTGATCACAAGCAAAGCTCAATACGACACACTTGGTGGTGGTAACCTCGAGTTTCAGGTGATCCAAAAGGCGCGCGAACAGTTAAATAACGGCGAGCATTCGATGTCGATTGAACGCTTTTCACTTGCTGCCGATTTAGGTCAATGCTGTGGCGGTGGCGTGCAAGTATTAATGGAGTATCACCAATGCCAACACCTGCCCATCGCCGTATTTGGCGCAGGCCACGTAGGGCAAGCGTTGGCGGGGATTTTAGCCGCCATGCCGTGCCAATTAACAATCTATGACAATCGCCCGCAATGGCGCGAATCGTTGATCCAACAAGGGATATCAGCGCAAGGAGTTGACGACCTGAACCAATTGCTCAGCGACATGAGCCCACAAACGAAAATTGTAGTGATGACCCAAGATCACCAGCTCGATTATGACATTGTACAACAAGCGCTGGCGCTCAATAAATTTGACTATGTCGGTCTGATTGGCTCTGAAGGCAAAAATCAACGTTTCCGCTTCCGGTTACAAGAGCAATTAGCCACCCCTGATTTGCTCTCGCCGCTCGTCTGCCCCATCGGCCACCCCGATATCCATGGCAAATTGCCCATGCAAGTGGCCGTATCGGTGGCAGCAGAGCTTAATCAATGGATGACAACCACCGCCCCCCAACATCGCGATACTGCCAGCTCGAGCTGGAAAGAGGTTAATCAAGTGCGAAAAACATTGGCAAACACAAAGGTATTTTCACAATGA
- the xdhB gene encoding xanthine dehydrogenase molybdopterin binding subunit produces the protein MRKLTQINVGQPALSSNVVGKSRQHESASKQVCGDAPFIDDYPTPKGCLHAAVIVSTIAKGTITSLDLSAVSASPGVVKVVDHTAIPGEKDIGPIFKGDPLLVFDNVIKHHGQPIAFVLAKTERQAWQAAQKAQIEYDEESASVDFASSVHLPPLLPVHTMAEQAPSQSPSESNSSETLTLEGDIHVGGQEHFYLETQASLAEVAEDGGIFLRCSTQNPTEIQKLVAEVLAIDFNRVTIDMRRMGGGFGGKESQASHWACFAALGAILTGKAVKIRLPRRIDMTATGKRHPFYNQYQLRTDKDGIIQQADIQIHGLCGHSPDLSDAIVDRAMFHADNAYYLGQSHIQGHRLKTDTVSHTAFRGFGGPQGMVLIEKAMEQLAIKTGQDALDLRLKNLYRPGKTTTPYGMEVDQHDTLKQVMEDLAQSCDYRARRQAIREHNRNQPVVKRGLALTPVKFGISFTAQHLNQAGALMHVYTDGSVQVSHGGTEMGQGLHTKIQQIVAHALGIDFDKVLVTSTRTDKVPNTSPTAASSGTDLNGMAAYNAAMIIKERVIEFAKAHYQSEQVHIEDGLVHCDGQALPWAEVVQKAYLARVSLSTTGFYKTPKIHYNRQTGKGRPFFYFAIGACCSEVSIDTLTGEMKVERVDILHDVGHSLNPAIDIGQIEGGYIQGLGWLTTEELVWHPESGRLLSDSPMNYKIPSIHDYPNQMNIALFDKANPEHSIYRSKAIGEPPFMHAISTWCAIYDAVAAVADHKQPPVLHAPATGEAILMACESLRQPSQEVKRHADATLK, from the coding sequence ATGCGTAAGCTAACACAAATCAACGTAGGCCAACCGGCACTTTCTTCTAACGTGGTTGGCAAAAGCCGGCAACACGAGAGTGCCAGTAAACAAGTCTGTGGTGACGCGCCTTTTATTGATGACTACCCAACTCCCAAGGGCTGTCTTCACGCGGCGGTGATTGTGAGCACCATCGCCAAAGGTACCATCACATCCTTAGATCTAAGCGCGGTTTCGGCCAGTCCTGGCGTTGTCAAAGTGGTGGATCACACTGCCATTCCTGGCGAAAAAGACATCGGCCCCATTTTTAAAGGCGATCCTTTATTGGTGTTTGACAATGTGATTAAACACCACGGGCAACCTATCGCGTTCGTGCTGGCGAAAACCGAACGACAAGCATGGCAAGCGGCGCAAAAAGCGCAGATAGAATACGACGAAGAGAGCGCCAGTGTCGACTTTGCCTCTTCTGTGCATCTGCCGCCATTGTTGCCAGTACATACCATGGCAGAGCAAGCGCCATCGCAGTCCCCCTCTGAGAGCAACAGCAGTGAAACCCTCACTCTCGAAGGCGATATACACGTTGGTGGTCAGGAGCACTTTTACCTAGAAACTCAAGCCAGTTTGGCCGAAGTAGCGGAAGATGGTGGTATTTTCTTGCGCTGCTCGACGCAAAACCCAACCGAGATCCAAAAACTGGTCGCCGAAGTATTAGCGATTGATTTTAACCGCGTCACCATTGATATGCGCCGGATGGGCGGCGGCTTTGGCGGCAAAGAAAGCCAAGCGTCCCATTGGGCTTGCTTTGCTGCGTTAGGCGCGATTTTAACCGGAAAAGCGGTCAAAATCCGTTTACCGCGCCGCATCGATATGACGGCAACGGGCAAACGTCACCCCTTTTATAATCAGTACCAATTACGTACCGACAAAGATGGCATTATTCAACAAGCGGACATTCAGATCCACGGTTTGTGTGGGCACTCGCCTGATTTGTCCGATGCGATTGTCGACCGAGCCATGTTTCACGCCGACAACGCCTACTACCTAGGTCAGAGCCATATTCAAGGCCACCGCTTAAAAACCGATACCGTGTCACACACAGCGTTTCGCGGCTTTGGCGGCCCGCAAGGGATGGTGTTAATCGAAAAAGCCATGGAACAACTGGCGATAAAAACCGGACAAGATGCCTTGGATTTGCGGTTAAAGAACCTGTATCGACCTGGCAAGACCACCACGCCTTATGGTATGGAAGTAGATCAACACGACACGCTCAAGCAGGTGATGGAGGATCTGGCACAAAGCTGTGATTATCGCGCGCGACGTCAAGCGATCCGCGAGCACAATCGCAACCAACCGGTCGTGAAGCGCGGTTTAGCCCTGACCCCGGTTAAGTTTGGCATTTCCTTCACCGCTCAGCACCTCAACCAAGCAGGTGCCTTGATGCACGTCTATACGGATGGTTCGGTGCAGGTATCCCACGGCGGCACCGAAATGGGCCAAGGCCTGCATACCAAAATTCAACAAATTGTTGCTCACGCTTTGGGGATCGATTTTGACAAGGTCCTCGTTACCTCAACGCGAACCGACAAAGTGCCCAACACTTCGCCGACGGCGGCTTCATCCGGGACCGATTTAAACGGCATGGCTGCCTATAACGCGGCGATGATCATCAAAGAGCGGGTGATTGAATTTGCCAAAGCGCATTATCAGTCTGAGCAGGTGCACATTGAAGATGGCCTAGTGCATTGTGATGGGCAAGCCTTGCCTTGGGCAGAGGTAGTGCAAAAAGCCTATTTAGCGCGGGTTTCCCTCTCGACCACTGGGTTTTATAAAACGCCGAAGATTCACTACAACCGCCAAACCGGCAAAGGACGCCCGTTCTTTTATTTTGCCATTGGCGCTTGCTGCTCAGAAGTCAGCATTGACACGCTAACAGGAGAGATGAAAGTAGAACGCGTCGACATCTTGCACGATGTAGGACATTCACTCAACCCAGCGATTGATATCGGTCAGATTGAAGGCGGCTACATTCAAGGGTTAGGTTGGCTGACGACAGAGGAGTTGGTCTGGCACCCTGAATCGGGGCGCTTATTGTCTGACAGCCCAATGAACTACAAAATCCCATCGATTCACGATTATCCGAATCAGATGAACATTGCTCTATTTGATAAAGCCAACCCAGAGCACAGTATCTATCGCTCAAAAGCGATTGGAGAGCCTCCTTTTATGCATGCCATCAGTACTTGGTGCGCCATTTACGATGCGGTTGCAGCGGTTGCTGACCACAAGCAGCCACCAGTTTTGCACGCACCTGCAACAGGGGAAGCGATATTAATGGCCTGTGAATCATTGCGCCAACCATCACAAGAGGTAAAACGTCATGCCGATGCCACCCTCAAATAA
- the xdhA gene encoding xanthine dehydrogenase small subunit: MLELMINDEIVTVDSARADTMLLPFLREHCDLTGTKEGCASGDCGACTVVIVESDPQHGLVHKNINACITPLYALHGKQVITVEYLRQPKQLHPVQQAVVDAHGSQCGFCTPGFVMSMYALSKQPDTVENPIGYLGGNLCRCTGYGPLIEAAKKIQQHSGDPIAEREPQVSQWIDSVSQLQASHYIAPQDRLQLAKARAQLPDAPFIAGGTDLSLIVTQQLQDIPALIDVSQVKELNTLERNESYLTLGAAVPLYKVHQAMKSLFPSTDELFDRLGSLAIRHRGTLGGSLAHASPIGDVAPLLISLNAEITLDNGQQRRSLAVEDFITDYRQTALRADEWIESIDIPYLSAKDRHAMYKISKRFEDDISTLTLGILIRPDTSGTIRECRISAGGIAAKTRRLTEIESLFIGQRLERPLIDQVKQQIASVINPLSDVRASADYRIKTMANLFERFYLEQQQIETRVVHYA; the protein is encoded by the coding sequence ATGCTTGAGCTCATGATTAACGATGAGATCGTAACGGTTGATTCGGCTCGTGCAGATACGATGTTACTGCCCTTTCTAAGAGAGCACTGCGATCTAACCGGCACCAAAGAAGGGTGTGCGAGTGGCGATTGCGGCGCCTGTACTGTGGTAATAGTAGAAAGCGACCCACAGCACGGCCTGGTTCACAAAAACATCAACGCCTGTATTACGCCCTTGTATGCGTTGCACGGCAAACAAGTGATCACCGTAGAATACCTGCGCCAGCCCAAACAGTTGCATCCCGTCCAACAAGCGGTGGTGGATGCACACGGCAGCCAATGTGGTTTCTGTACTCCTGGGTTTGTGATGTCTATGTATGCGCTATCTAAGCAGCCCGACACGGTAGAAAACCCGATCGGATACTTGGGGGGCAACTTGTGTCGTTGTACCGGTTATGGGCCACTCATCGAGGCAGCAAAAAAAATTCAGCAACACAGCGGCGACCCGATTGCCGAGCGTGAGCCACAAGTCAGTCAATGGATAGATTCCGTCTCTCAACTGCAAGCGTCTCATTATATTGCTCCGCAAGATCGTCTCCAACTGGCGAAAGCGCGTGCCCAATTACCCGATGCGCCCTTTATCGCAGGCGGTACCGACCTATCCCTGATCGTGACTCAACAATTACAAGACATTCCTGCACTGATTGATGTGAGCCAAGTCAAAGAGCTCAATACCCTAGAGCGCAACGAGAGCTATCTCACCCTGGGCGCGGCCGTCCCGTTATACAAAGTTCATCAAGCCATGAAATCGCTCTTTCCATCGACGGATGAACTGTTTGATCGCCTTGGCAGTTTGGCCATTCGTCACCGGGGGACACTCGGCGGCAGTTTAGCGCACGCTTCACCCATTGGCGATGTCGCGCCTTTGTTGATCAGCCTCAACGCCGAAATCACCTTGGATAATGGCCAGCAAAGACGTTCATTGGCGGTCGAAGATTTTATTACCGATTATCGTCAAACCGCACTGCGCGCGGATGAGTGGATTGAATCGATTGATATCCCCTATTTAAGCGCCAAAGACCGCCATGCTATGTATAAGATCAGCAAGCGTTTTGAAGACGATATTTCAACCTTGACGTTGGGGATTTTGATCCGCCCCGACACCAGTGGCACGATTCGAGAATGCCGTATTTCTGCCGGCGGGATCGCAGCCAAAACTCGTCGCTTAACTGAGATTGAATCGCTCTTTATCGGCCAGCGTCTCGAAAGGCCGCTCATCGACCAGGTTAAACAACAGATAGCCAGTGTGATCAATCCGCTCAGTGATGTTCGCGCCAGCGCCGATTATCGCATTAAAACCATGGCCAATTTATTTGAGCGCTTTTACTTAGAACAACAACAAATCGAGACTCGGGTGGTGCATTATGCGTAA
- a CDS encoding TetR family transcriptional regulator C-terminal domain-containing protein, protein MEIELVKKSAKPAGEIRRRNREKIILAATDEFVKNGFKGTSVQGIADSVNLPKANVLYYFKSKTGLYKTILQDIVTMWNEGFAEQEAKDDPFAILEEYIVAKMRYSRSHPKAAKIFAQEIIQGAPIIGNDIELPVIEWTQSKANVIQAWVEQGKIKPVEPLYLLFMIWGTTQFYADYEAEISLIKGKSLTDDEFYQAERFVVETIIAGLKPQA, encoded by the coding sequence ATGGAAATTGAATTGGTGAAAAAAAGTGCGAAACCTGCGGGTGAAATTCGCCGTCGAAATCGAGAAAAAATCATCTTGGCCGCGACGGATGAGTTTGTAAAAAATGGTTTTAAAGGCACATCGGTCCAAGGGATCGCCGACAGCGTCAACCTGCCTAAAGCCAATGTGCTTTATTATTTCAAATCGAAAACAGGCCTGTACAAAACCATTTTACAAGACATTGTCACGATGTGGAATGAAGGCTTTGCCGAGCAAGAAGCCAAAGACGATCCGTTTGCCATTTTAGAAGAATACATCGTGGCGAAAATGCGTTACAGCCGCTCGCACCCTAAGGCGGCCAAGATTTTTGCCCAAGAAATCATTCAAGGCGCGCCCATCATTGGCAACGACATTGAATTGCCCGTGATTGAGTGGACACAATCAAAAGCCAATGTCATTCAAGCCTGGGTCGAGCAGGGCAAAATTAAACCGGTTGAGCCCTTGTATTTGCTGTTTATGATTTGGGGCACCACGCAATTTTATGCCGATTACGAAGCGGAAATTTCGCTTATCAAAGGTAAGTCGTTAACAGATGATGAGTTTTATCAGGCTGAGCGTTTTGTCGTTGAAACCATTATTGCCGGGTTGAAGCCTCAAGCTTAG
- the cueR gene encoding Cu(I)-responsive transcriptional regulator has protein sequence MLISEVAEKTGLSSKSIRLYEQKKIISAPLRNDAGYRIYQHKHLEQLQLIANAKKMGFGLEQCKQLITLAENPDRASREVKQHAIDKLNQIRAQIEQWQSMADTLSSWVEQCPGDDQSQCPIIERMASAPVDKT, from the coding sequence ATGCTAATTAGTGAAGTTGCAGAAAAAACCGGATTATCCAGTAAATCCATTCGTCTTTACGAGCAAAAAAAGATCATCAGTGCCCCGCTTCGCAATGACGCGGGTTATCGCATTTACCAACACAAACACCTAGAGCAATTGCAGCTGATCGCCAATGCCAAAAAAATGGGCTTTGGTTTAGAGCAGTGCAAACAATTGATCACTTTAGCGGAAAACCCAGACAGAGCCAGTCGAGAAGTCAAACAGCACGCGATCGACAAGCTCAACCAAATCCGCGCGCAAATTGAGCAATGGCAAAGCATGGCGGATACGTTATCGTCTTGGGTTGAGCAATGCCCAGGGGATGATCAAAGCCAGTGCCCGATCATAGAAAGGATGGCCAGCGCACCAGTCGATAAAACGTGA
- the yccS gene encoding YccS family putative transporter codes for MLQSLRHLWSNKTINYSFMMLIILLGVILPCWYYQLNTWVTPLILGVIAAALAESDSSGTGRVTSLLLTFICFATAAFSVEYLFDKPLWFAIGLFVSTFGFIILGAIGPRYASIAFGSILLAIYAMLGTHGPDDIWLQPLLLLSGSSWYYLISSLWRLLWPTQPIQQSLAHIFEQTAHYFEIKAEMFHPTDNMSPQPFRVEEAKRNGNLVAALNAGKLTFLNRAKHGQVTGSGMRYLNIYFHIQDIHERITSSHYRYQDLASDFKHSDVLFRVKHLLQTQAQCCRDIAHSLKVGSAYHHNAKCSDALSALQQSIQHLNDQNNPSWQSSLRQLEYVFQNLTTVESLLNNIHNPDVPDLEDIQLSDSTPKNGREALSRIRSHLNIDSLLFRHALRLAITLTLGYGIIQAFDLDRGYWILLTTLFVCQPNYSATKQKLAQRIIGTIAGLLIGWLLLVIFPSQESQMAFIVVAGVLFFAFRINNYSYATGFITLMVLFCFNQLGQGFAVISPRLFDTLVGCGLAAFALWYILPDWHSRKINKVMAESVHANLQYLSQSISQYRIGKKDNLAYRVARRDAHDKDANLAAAINHMLAEPGKYQKHTQESFRFLSLNHAMLSYISTLGAHRKRINNERAHTLIFDAFDSIYQHLNYLEQQFERTSPNEIERLSNLDENDIEQRLAQWHDDDSATVKLVLQQLSLIYHMLPEMHDLANRLSAAQHLEQSAESV; via the coding sequence ATGTTGCAATCGCTGCGCCACCTTTGGTCCAATAAAACCATCAATTACTCTTTTATGATGTTGATCATTTTGCTCGGCGTCATTTTGCCTTGTTGGTATTATCAGTTAAATACTTGGGTCACCCCTTTGATCCTCGGCGTGATTGCCGCTGCCCTAGCTGAAAGCGACAGCTCGGGGACCGGACGGGTTACCTCTCTGCTGCTGACGTTTATTTGTTTTGCCACTGCGGCTTTCTCGGTTGAGTACTTGTTCGATAAGCCCCTGTGGTTTGCCATTGGCCTTTTTGTCTCCACCTTTGGCTTTATTATTCTCGGCGCGATTGGGCCACGCTACGCCAGCATCGCGTTTGGCTCGATACTTTTGGCCATCTATGCCATGCTCGGTACCCATGGTCCAGACGACATTTGGCTGCAACCCTTATTGCTTCTTAGTGGCAGCAGTTGGTATTACCTGATTTCCTCACTGTGGCGCCTGTTGTGGCCAACCCAACCAATCCAACAAAGTTTGGCGCATATCTTTGAACAAACCGCGCATTACTTTGAAATTAAAGCCGAGATGTTTCACCCCACCGATAACATGTCACCACAACCATTTCGAGTTGAAGAAGCCAAACGCAATGGCAATTTAGTCGCTGCGCTTAACGCCGGTAAATTGACTTTCCTCAACCGAGCGAAACACGGCCAAGTGACAGGCAGTGGTATGCGTTATCTCAATATCTACTTTCACATTCAAGATATTCACGAGCGGATCACCTCATCTCATTATCGCTATCAAGATCTCGCCAGTGATTTTAAACACAGTGATGTGCTGTTTAGAGTCAAGCATTTATTGCAAACTCAAGCTCAATGCTGCCGCGACATTGCCCACTCGCTCAAAGTGGGCAGTGCTTATCACCACAACGCCAAGTGCAGCGACGCCCTCAGTGCTTTGCAGCAATCTATCCAGCATTTGAACGATCAAAACAATCCTTCATGGCAGAGCTCACTACGCCAACTAGAGTACGTTTTTCAAAACTTAACCACCGTGGAAAGCTTGCTTAATAACATTCACAACCCAGATGTGCCCGATCTTGAAGACATCCAACTTAGCGACTCGACCCCGAAAAACGGACGCGAAGCCCTAAGTCGTATTCGCAGCCATCTCAACATCGACTCCTTGCTGTTTCGTCACGCACTGCGACTCGCCATCACTTTGACTCTGGGCTATGGCATTATCCAAGCGTTTGATCTCGACCGCGGTTACTGGATCTTGCTGACCACCTTATTTGTTTGCCAACCCAACTACAGCGCCACCAAACAAAAATTGGCCCAGCGTATTATCGGCACCATTGCCGGCCTGCTCATCGGTTGGTTATTACTGGTTATTTTTCCTTCCCAAGAAAGCCAAATGGCCTTTATTGTTGTAGCAGGTGTGTTATTTTTTGCCTTTAGAATCAACAACTACAGTTATGCCACTGGCTTTATCACCCTAATGGTATTGTTCTGCTTTAATCAGTTAGGACAAGGGTTTGCGGTGATCAGCCCACGTTTATTTGACACTTTAGTCGGCTGTGGATTGGCCGCGTTCGCCTTGTGGTATATCTTGCCCGACTGGCACTCGCGCAAAATTAATAAGGTGATGGCCGAAAGTGTTCATGCCAACTTACAATACTTAAGTCAGTCAATCAGCCAATATCGGATTGGTAAAAAAGACAACTTGGCCTACCGAGTCGCGCGCCGCGATGCCCACGACAAAGACGCCAATCTCGCAGCGGCCATCAATCATATGTTGGCAGAGCCAGGTAAATACCAAAAACACACTCAAGAGAGCTTTCGCTTTTTGTCACTCAATCACGCCATGTTGAGCTACATATCGACCCTAGGCGCTCACCGTAAGCGCATCAATAACGAGCGAGCACACACGTTAATATTCGACGCTTTTGACAGTATTTACCAACATTTAAACTACCTTGAACAGCAATTTGAACGCACCAGCCCCAACGAAATTGAACGGCTATCCAACTTGGATGAAAACGACATCGAACAGCGCCTGGCACAATGGCACGACGACGACTCGGCAACGGTGAAGCTGGTTTTGCAACAGCTGTCTTTGATTTATCACATGCTGCCAGAGATGCACGATCTCGCCAACCGTTTATCGGCAGCGCAGCACCTTGAACAATCCGCTGAAAGTGTATAA